A DNA window from Hordeum vulgare subsp. vulgare chromosome 1H, MorexV3_pseudomolecules_assembly, whole genome shotgun sequence contains the following coding sequences:
- the LOC123427595 gene encoding NDR1/HIN1-like protein 13 yields the protein MADRVYPAAKPIPPPPMANGSGGPAAPKPQMYQRPIYRPQGPAKSRRGRSCRCSFCCCFCWALLVVILLALVAAAAGGAFYLLYRPQRPSFTVSSVRLSTFNLSSSTTAPVLTDSIKLTITAKNPNKKLVYFYDDFSFSAATAANAVPLGDATVPGFAHEAGNTTVFTATITAAGVTVDPSGAGSDLKKSGAFSVAIDADTRAGVKVGSVKTKKMGIQVHCEGIKLTPPSPPPPPPKKVKGKNGTALAPAPALDNAETTATVSTAAHSCKVRVRVKIWKWTF from the coding sequence ATGGCCGACCGCGTCTACCCCGCCGCCAAGCCCATTCCGCCGCCCCCAATGGCCAACGGCAGCGGCGGCCCGGCGGCGCCCAAGCCGCAGATGTACCAGCGCCCCATCTACCGGCCGCAGGGGCCGGCGAAGAGCAGACGCGGCCGGTCCTGCCGGTGCAGCTTCTGTTGCTGCTTCTGCTGGGCACTGCTGGTGGTCATCCTCCTCGCGCTAGTAGCCGCCGCCGCGGGAGGCGCCTTCTACCTGCTCTACCGTCCGCAACGCCCCAGCTTCACCGTCTCCTCTGTCCGCCTCAGCACGTTCAacctctcctcctccaccaccgcgcccGTCCTCACCGACTCCATCAAGCTCACCATCACCGCTAAGAACCCCAACAAGAAGCTCGTCTATTTCTACGACGACTTCTCCttctccgccgccaccgccgccaacGCCGTCCCTCTCGGGGACGCCACCGTGCCCGGATTCGCGCATGAAGCCGGCAACACTACCGTTTTCACTGCCACCATCACCGCAGCTGGTGTCACCGTAGACCCCAGCGGCGCCGGCTCTGACCTTAAGAAGTCCGGTGCTTTCTCCGTGGCTATAGATGCCGATACGCGGGCAGGCGTCAAGGTCGGCAGCGTCAAGACCAAGAAGATGGGTATCCAGGTGCACTGCGAGGGCATCAAGCTGACGCCACCCAGtccacctccgccaccgccgAAGAAAGTGAAGGGGAAGAATGGCACCGCCCTGGCGCCTGCGCCTGCGTTGGACAACGCCGAGACGACCGCGACGGTGAGCACCGCTGCGCACTCGTGCAAGGTCAGAGTCCGTGTGAAGATCTGGAAGTGGACCTTCTAG